The Nitratidesulfovibrio sp. genome window below encodes:
- a CDS encoding lipoprotein-releasing ABC transporter permease subunit, which yields MSFELFVALRYLFARRRQTFISVISVTSILGVALGVASLIVVLGVMNGFTTDLRDKILGANAHGIVMSADRTGLTDAPHLIEKIRQVDGVRGATPFIYSEVMLSTPHGVKGLVLRGIDPQSAPSVLGILSNMTKGSVADLAPRASASGAGEGGILSGPPGVIIGDELAQRLGVVVGSRVNLLSPAGQKTSAGFAPRIRPFMVVGVFSTGMFEYDSSLGFVSLDAARDVLGLPDGAVSGVELAVTDVYRADTVAERVTRAVGGYPLYTRHWMEMNANLFAALKLEKTAMAVILVLIVLVGSFSIITTLVMLVMEKTRDIAILMSMGATRGMIRRIFMLQGTVIGAIGTGLGYALGLGVAELLKRYQFIKLPHGVYSLDHLPVLLQWPDMLAIGASSMLLCFVATIYPARQAASLEPAEALRYE from the coding sequence ATGAGCTTCGAACTGTTCGTGGCCTTGCGCTACCTGTTCGCACGGCGCAGGCAGACCTTCATTTCCGTCATTTCCGTCACCTCCATCCTGGGGGTGGCGCTGGGGGTGGCGTCGCTGATCGTGGTGCTGGGCGTCATGAACGGCTTCACCACCGACCTGCGCGACAAGATCCTGGGCGCCAACGCCCACGGCATCGTCATGTCCGCCGACCGCACCGGGCTTACCGACGCGCCGCATCTCATCGAGAAGATCCGGCAGGTGGACGGGGTGCGCGGCGCGACGCCGTTCATCTATTCCGAAGTTATGCTCTCCACCCCCCACGGGGTGAAAGGGCTGGTGCTGCGCGGCATAGACCCGCAGTCCGCTCCATCCGTGCTCGGCATCCTTTCCAACATGACCAAGGGCAGCGTGGCCGACCTTGCGCCGCGCGCGTCCGCATCCGGCGCGGGTGAGGGCGGCATCCTTTCCGGTCCGCCCGGCGTGATCATCGGCGACGAACTGGCCCAGCGATTGGGCGTGGTGGTGGGCAGCCGGGTGAACCTGCTGTCGCCCGCCGGGCAGAAGACCTCCGCCGGGTTCGCCCCGCGCATCCGCCCCTTCATGGTGGTGGGCGTGTTCTCCACCGGCATGTTCGAGTACGATTCCTCGTTGGGCTTCGTATCGCTTGACGCCGCGCGCGACGTGCTGGGCCTGCCCGACGGTGCCGTTTCGGGCGTGGAGTTGGCCGTCACCGACGTGTACAGGGCGGACACGGTGGCCGAGCGGGTTACCCGTGCCGTGGGCGGCTACCCGCTGTATACCCGCCACTGGATGGAGATGAATGCCAACCTGTTCGCCGCGCTGAAGCTGGAAAAGACGGCCATGGCCGTGATTCTGGTGCTGATAGTGCTGGTGGGCTCGTTTTCGATCATCACCACGCTGGTCATGCTGGTCATGGAAAAGACGCGCGACATCGCCATACTCATGTCCATGGGGGCCACGCGGGGCATGATCCGGCGCATCTTCATGCTGCAAGGCACGGTCATCGGGGCCATCGGCACCGGCCTCGGCTATGCGCTGGGGCTGGGCGTTGCGGAGCTTCTCAAGCGCTACCAGTTCATCAAGCTGCCGCACGGCGTCTATTCGCTGGACCACCTGCCGGTGCTGCTGCAATGGCCCGACATGCTGGCCATCGGCGCAAGCTCCATGCTGCTGTGCTTCGTCGCAACCATCTACCCGGCGCGCCAGGCTGCCAGCCTGGAACCAGCCGAAGCGCTGCGCTACGAATGA
- the lysS gene encoding lysine--tRNA ligase gives MLESLEARDELNEVVKNRVVKSCELLDDGVALYPNGFVKQHDVAAISAEYEGLTAEELENVDTRFTCAGRIVSQRSFGKVTFFHLMDKSGRLQCYTSREVLGEDPYRNFKKLDIGDIVGVSGTLFRTKTGELTLSCDQCTLLTKSIRPLPEKYHGLKDVETRYRQRYVDLIVTPRTREIFRKRTLIVREFRRFLEEKGFMEVETPMMQPIPGGATAMPFITHHNALDMQLYMRIAPELYLKRLLVGGFEKVFEINRNFRNEGISTRHNPEFTMCEFYWAYATFEDLMDLTEHLFAHVAEKVCGSYVVTYQGQEVDLTPGRWTRLSFHDSLEKIGGHSPEFYNDYEAVRKYIRERGEKVVDGEKMAKLQAKLFDLDVEGKLIQPTFIYHYPTDISPLSRRNNERPDVTDRFELFITGRELGNAFSELNDPVDQRMRFLDQVAEKEAGDAEAHFMDEDYLRALEYGMPPAAGQGVGIDRLVMLLTDSPSIREVILFPLLKPES, from the coding sequence ATGCTCGAAAGCCTAGAAGCCCGCGACGAACTGAACGAGGTCGTCAAGAACCGGGTGGTCAAATCCTGTGAACTGCTGGACGACGGCGTTGCCCTGTACCCCAACGGTTTCGTGAAACAGCACGACGTGGCGGCCATTTCGGCCGAATACGAGGGGCTGACCGCCGAGGAATTGGAAAACGTCGACACGCGCTTCACCTGTGCGGGGCGTATCGTCTCGCAGCGCTCGTTCGGCAAGGTGACCTTCTTCCATCTGATGGACAAGAGCGGCCGCCTGCAATGCTACACCTCGCGCGAAGTGCTGGGCGAAGACCCGTACCGCAACTTCAAGAAGCTGGATATCGGCGACATCGTGGGCGTTTCCGGCACGCTGTTCCGCACCAAGACGGGCGAACTGACCCTGTCGTGCGACCAGTGTACCCTGCTCACCAAGTCCATCCGGCCCCTGCCTGAAAAGTACCATGGCCTGAAGGACGTGGAGACCCGCTACCGCCAGCGCTACGTGGACCTCATCGTCACGCCGCGCACGCGCGAGATTTTTCGCAAGCGCACCCTGATCGTGCGCGAATTCCGCCGCTTCCTGGAGGAAAAGGGCTTCATGGAGGTGGAAACCCCCATGATGCAGCCCATTCCCGGCGGCGCCACGGCCATGCCGTTCATCACCCACCACAATGCGCTGGACATGCAGCTGTACATGCGCATCGCGCCGGAGCTGTACCTGAAGCGCCTGCTGGTGGGCGGGTTCGAGAAGGTGTTCGAGATCAACCGCAACTTCCGCAACGAAGGCATCTCGACCCGGCACAACCCGGAATTCACCATGTGTGAATTCTACTGGGCGTACGCCACCTTCGAGGATCTCATGGACCTGACCGAGCACCTGTTCGCCCATGTGGCCGAAAAGGTGTGCGGCTCGTACGTGGTGACCTACCAGGGCCAGGAAGTGGACCTTACCCCCGGCCGCTGGACGCGCCTTTCGTTCCATGATTCGCTGGAGAAGATCGGCGGGCATTCGCCGGAATTCTACAACGATTACGAAGCGGTGCGCAAATATATCCGCGAACGGGGCGAAAAGGTGGTGGACGGCGAAAAGATGGCCAAGTTGCAGGCCAAGCTGTTCGACCTGGATGTTGAAGGCAAGCTGATCCAGCCCACCTTCATCTATCATTATCCTACCGACATCTCGCCGCTGTCGCGCCGCAACAACGAGCGGCCCGACGTGACGGACCGCTTCGAGCTGTTCATCACCGGGCGCGAACTGGGCAACGCCTTTTCCGAACTGAACGACCCCGTGGACCAGCGCATGCGCTTCCTGGACCAGGTGGCCGAGAAGGAAGCGGGCGACGCCGAGGCGCATTTCATGGACGAGGACTACCTGCGCGCACTGGAATACGGCATGCCGCCCGCCGCAGGGCAGGGCGTGGGCATAGACCGTCTGGTCATGTTGCTGACCGACTCGCCGTCCATTCGCGAGGTCATCCTGTTCCCGCTGCTGAAGCCGGAAAGCTAG
- a CDS encoding putative sulfate exporter family transporter, with protein MAGENKLGISVLWKTEDWLAVWLGFLIIILILGGLTVSLPKFKWTTDGEFAQLAQSKAPEVTAFATQATTKGEAGVAASAALLQTTLAGKDRKAVGDAAKALADAVKAAKDKDIKKKGGEIAKSLGDNAGALPGKVFAAGNLAASLTLLVGLLAVATVGIMLLGRNVGNFLAGFPVVFVLAWLAQFIAGNFTINDLGIEYVLWCLFLGLIVSNFAGLPQWLRPAVQTEYYIKTGLVILGAGILFGEIVQAGMYAIVQALLVITVVWYFTFWLCKKLDIDDEFSAMLSSAVSICGVSAAIATSGAVRGDPKKLSYVTSVVLICAVPMMVLQPIIAKMTGMPDLVAGAWMGGTLDTSGSVVAAGALVSETAMKIGVIVKMGQNVFIGFAAFFLAVWWAYKESAHLPGGQKPSAMEIWDRFPKFVLGFMAASVLFSFFLPGDMVSATKSTLGGLRTWWFALAFTCIGLETRFSELASLGGGKPALAFVIGQGVNIIWTLVLAYLIFGGTLFPPPPM; from the coding sequence ATGGCTGGGGAAAACAAGCTGGGGATTTCCGTACTCTGGAAGACCGAGGACTGGCTGGCAGTCTGGCTGGGCTTTCTGATCATCATCCTGATTCTTGGCGGTCTCACCGTCAGCCTTCCCAAATTCAAGTGGACCACCGACGGCGAATTCGCCCAACTGGCCCAGAGCAAGGCGCCGGAAGTGACCGCCTTTGCCACCCAGGCCACCACCAAGGGCGAGGCGGGAGTTGCCGCGTCCGCCGCCCTGCTCCAGACCACGCTTGCAGGCAAGGACCGCAAGGCCGTGGGCGACGCCGCCAAGGCCCTGGCCGACGCCGTCAAGGCGGCCAAGGACAAGGACATCAAGAAGAAGGGCGGCGAAATCGCCAAGTCGCTCGGCGACAACGCAGGCGCCCTGCCCGGCAAGGTGTTTGCCGCAGGCAACCTTGCCGCCTCGCTCACCCTGCTGGTGGGCCTGCTGGCGGTGGCCACGGTGGGCATCATGCTGCTGGGGCGCAACGTCGGCAACTTCCTGGCGGGCTTTCCCGTGGTGTTCGTGCTGGCGTGGCTGGCCCAGTTCATTGCCGGCAACTTCACCATCAACGACCTGGGCATAGAATACGTGCTGTGGTGCCTGTTCCTGGGGCTGATCGTCAGCAACTTCGCCGGGCTGCCGCAATGGCTGCGCCCGGCGGTGCAGACGGAGTACTACATCAAGACGGGCCTGGTCATCCTTGGCGCGGGCATCCTGTTCGGAGAAATCGTGCAGGCCGGGATGTACGCCATCGTGCAGGCCCTGCTGGTGATCACCGTGGTGTGGTACTTCACCTTCTGGCTGTGCAAGAAGCTGGACATCGACGACGAGTTCTCGGCCATGCTTTCCTCGGCCGTGTCCATCTGCGGGGTGTCGGCGGCCATTGCCACCTCCGGCGCGGTACGGGGCGACCCCAAGAAGCTCTCGTACGTCACCTCGGTGGTGCTCATCTGCGCCGTGCCCATGATGGTGCTGCAACCGATCATCGCCAAGATGACCGGCATGCCCGACCTGGTGGCAGGCGCCTGGATGGGCGGCACCCTCGACACCTCCGGCTCGGTGGTGGCGGCGGGCGCGCTGGTGAGTGAAACGGCCATGAAGATCGGCGTCATCGTCAAGATGGGCCAGAACGTGTTCATCGGCTTTGCCGCGTTCTTCCTGGCGGTGTGGTGGGCCTACAAGGAATCGGCCCACCTGCCCGGCGGGCAGAAGCCCAGCGCCATGGAGATATGGGACCGCTTCCCCAAGTTTGTGCTGGGGTTCATGGCGGCTTCGGTGCTGTTCTCGTTCTTCCTGCCCGGCGACATGGTCAGCGCCACCAAGTCCACCCTGGGCGGGCTGCGCACCTGGTGGTTCGCGCTGGCCTTCACCTGCATCGGGCTCGAGACGCGCTTCAGCGAACTGGCCAGCCTTGGCGGGGGCAAGCCTGCCCTGGCCTTCGTCATCGGGCAGGGGGTGAACATCATCTGGACGCTGGTGCTCGCCTACCTGATCTTTGGCGGCACGCTGTTCCCGCCGCCGCCCATGTAG